In Paenibacillus sp. FSL R7-0345, a single window of DNA contains:
- a CDS encoding ferredoxin has translation MAKYTWVEKDTCIACGACGATAPDIFDYDDEGLAEVIYENDGNRGCTGIPDDLFDDLQDSADGCPTDSIKIADAPFNKEG, from the coding sequence ATGGCTAAGTACACCTGGGTCGAAAAAGACACTTGCATCGCATGCGGTGCCTGTGGCGCAACGGCTCCTGATATTTTTGATTATGATGATGAAGGTTTGGCAGAAGTGATTTATGAGAATGACGGAAACCGCGGATGCACAGGGATTCCTGATGATCTGTTTGACGATCTGCAGGATTCGGCTGACGGATGCCCGACTGATTCCATCAAAATTGCGGACGCTCCTTTCAATAAGGAAGGTTAA
- a CDS encoding L,D-transpeptidase, translating to MKNSQHLKAYVQMHPDNKMAWYLLGKEYYKNGQQGKANYCFNQAGEVYEAFERSKVPAEMLREYEDGLLKVEHERHQARLRKRRLLVAMAVTLLVLLPSTAPEGTETGTQATLASLLSGADETAAEAAADASEADEPASPEETEPELAFTALAVDSAASGGAFAQLLQGGARSAIAILGMERSGKWLLWKDKLPLAATVVKNGKGRAVYQSYDKTACACEPPESGALQQQAGQWQRQQEQLAVLWSAIRAYKNSKGNLPQSLAVLTGAFPGNWLGGTTPLMKEKFASVRSAAAAGMAQQPAAEAGGKDSSAGGEAGAGTAQAAGSGGRELPYFTGPLTIIVDKQNHRLAVTSGSVILRNYEVGLGGSRTPEGSFTITDKVVNPNGRDNGEFGSRGMQLSDSNYAIHGTDEPESIGKDESLGCIRMSRKDVEELFAMVPMGTKVQISKGGLPDELLVPADRYPSETPANQTNPNKVYHWLN from the coding sequence ATGAAAAATTCGCAGCATCTCAAGGCTTATGTTCAAATGCACCCGGATAACAAAATGGCATGGTACCTGCTTGGTAAGGAATACTATAAGAACGGCCAGCAGGGAAAGGCCAACTACTGTTTTAACCAGGCCGGGGAAGTGTATGAAGCTTTTGAACGCAGTAAGGTTCCGGCAGAAATGCTGCGTGAATACGAGGATGGCCTGCTCAAGGTGGAGCATGAACGCCATCAGGCCAGGCTCAGAAAACGCCGGCTTCTGGTAGCTATGGCCGTTACCCTTTTAGTGCTCCTGCCGTCCACGGCTCCGGAAGGCACAGAAACGGGCACCCAAGCGACGCTGGCATCTCTGCTCAGCGGGGCAGATGAAACGGCTGCTGAAGCTGCAGCAGATGCATCTGAGGCTGATGAGCCGGCGTCACCGGAAGAAACAGAGCCGGAGCTGGCCTTTACCGCGCTGGCCGTTGACTCCGCGGCTTCAGGCGGGGCATTTGCGCAGCTGCTGCAAGGCGGAGCCAGGTCGGCTATAGCTATTCTGGGGATGGAGCGCTCAGGGAAATGGCTTTTGTGGAAGGATAAGCTGCCGCTGGCGGCAACGGTGGTCAAGAACGGAAAGGGGCGCGCCGTATATCAGTCCTATGACAAGACAGCCTGTGCCTGTGAGCCGCCCGAATCCGGAGCCCTGCAGCAGCAGGCCGGGCAATGGCAGCGTCAGCAGGAACAGCTGGCCGTATTGTGGAGCGCTATACGCGCCTACAAGAACAGTAAGGGAAATCTGCCGCAATCGCTGGCTGTGCTTACCGGAGCATTCCCCGGGAACTGGCTTGGCGGGACTACGCCGCTGATGAAGGAGAAATTTGCTTCTGTGCGGAGTGCAGCTGCCGCCGGAATGGCACAGCAGCCAGCCGCTGAGGCAGGCGGTAAAGATTCCTCTGCAGGCGGCGAAGCCGGCGCGGGAACGGCCCAAGCCGCTGGAAGCGGAGGGCGGGAGCTGCCCTATTTTACCGGACCGCTTACTATAATAGTAGATAAACAAAATCACCGTCTGGCAGTAACCAGCGGCTCCGTTATTTTGAGGAATTATGAGGTAGGACTGGGCGGCTCCAGGACACCGGAAGGATCTTTTACGATTACAGATAAGGTAGTAAATCCGAATGGCCGTGATAACGGGGAGTTCGGCAGCAGAGGCATGCAGCTCTCGGACAGCAATTATGCCATTCATGGAACAGATGAGCCGGAGAGTATCGGTAAAGATGAATCGCTGGGCTGTATCCGGATGAGCCGAAAGGACGTGGAGGAATTATTCGCAATGGTACCGATGGGCACGAAGGTGCAGATAAGTAAAGGGGGTCTGCCTGATGAACTGCTGGTTCCTGCGGACCGTTATCCTTCAGAAACACCCGCTAATCAGACGAACCCCAATAAAGTCTACCATTGGCTGAACTAA
- a CDS encoding quinone-dependent dihydroorotate dehydrogenase, translated as MLYRHLGKPIFFKMDPEKAHHLVIGGLHKAAFVPGGSAAMRLMYGVPETADMAVDLFGVHFPTPVGLAAGLDKNAEAVGGFSSIGFGFMEVGTVTPKGQPGNDSPRLFRLIPDEALINRMGFNNEGAEAMAERLKGLKQRRIPVAVNIGRNKATPNETAHEDYRKCIRTLYPYGDFFVVNISSPNTPDLRSLQHGSELSKLLSEVKEEMAVQHRKSGTAKSLLVKIAPDVSDSELEFMVHTLSEAGVDGVIATNTTLSREGLTSEKAGETGGLSGKPLRDRSTEIIRSIYRQTGGKLPIIGSGGIFSSQDAYDKIRAGASLVEIYTALIYEGPEVNRRLHAGLRQLLRRDGFSHIREAVGADHH; from the coding sequence TTGCTGTATCGGCATTTAGGCAAACCTATTTTCTTTAAAATGGACCCGGAAAAGGCGCATCATCTCGTAATCGGCGGACTGCACAAGGCGGCATTTGTTCCGGGCGGCAGCGCGGCTATGCGGCTTATGTACGGTGTTCCCGAAACTGCGGATATGGCAGTTGATCTGTTCGGTGTGCATTTTCCTACGCCGGTTGGCCTTGCGGCAGGTCTCGACAAGAATGCCGAGGCAGTCGGCGGCTTCTCATCTATCGGCTTCGGCTTTATGGAGGTCGGCACAGTAACCCCTAAGGGGCAGCCGGGCAATGACAGTCCAAGACTGTTCCGCCTGATTCCAGACGAAGCGCTCATCAACCGGATGGGCTTCAATAATGAAGGTGCCGAAGCGATGGCGGAGCGCCTGAAAGGGCTGAAGCAGCGCAGAATACCGGTGGCAGTTAATATCGGGCGCAACAAAGCGACTCCGAATGAAACAGCGCACGAGGACTACCGTAAGTGTATCCGCACGCTGTATCCGTACGGCGATTTCTTTGTAGTTAATATCAGCTCGCCGAATACACCGGATCTGCGCAGTCTGCAGCATGGCAGTGAGCTGTCTAAGCTGCTCTCTGAGGTGAAGGAGGAAATGGCGGTCCAGCACAGAAAGAGCGGCACGGCCAAGAGCCTGCTGGTCAAGATTGCTCCGGATGTCAGTGACAGCGAACTGGAATTCATGGTACATACGCTTTCAGAAGCTGGAGTGGACGGCGTTATTGCCACGAACACTACGTTAAGCCGCGAGGGGCTGACCAGCGAAAAAGCCGGAGAAACGGGAGGGCTCAGCGGCAAGCCGCTGAGAGACCGGTCGACGGAAATCATCCGCAGCATTTACCGCCAGACTGGCGGCAAGCTGCCGATAATCGGCTCAGGCGGAATATTCAGCAGCCAGGATGCGTATGACAAAATCCGGGCAGGCGCCAGCCTGGTTGAAATTTATACGGCGCTCATCTATGAAGGACCGGAGGTTAACCGCCGGCTGCATGCCGGTTTGCGGCAGCTGCTGCGGCGGGACGGATTCTCTCATATCCGGGAAGCGGTGGGCGCCGATCATCACTGA
- a CDS encoding GTP pyrophosphokinase family protein, which yields MDGRDWGTFLLPYEQTVEELKVKFKTMRSELKKREEYTPIEFVTGRVKRLSSILEKAKRLNVKMEDLETGIEDIAGIRIMCQFVEDIRRVAEYIRARKDLEVLYEKDYITNYKESGYRSFHMIIKYPVQTALGQKIVLAEIQIRTLAMNFWATIEHSLNYKYRESLPDEMRVRLKTAAEAASILDSEMSSIREEILEAQKLFEENSNTTTQVLTAIHQLYFYHLVNEAIESQNRFNEIWQTQDMEAMKQLLEHVRELISNAKKDSLPDGL from the coding sequence ATGGACGGCAGGGATTGGGGAACTTTTTTACTTCCATATGAACAGACTGTGGAGGAACTCAAGGTTAAATTCAAAACAATGCGCTCGGAACTCAAAAAGAGAGAAGAATATACGCCGATTGAGTTCGTAACCGGACGTGTGAAACGGCTGTCCAGCATACTGGAAAAGGCCAAGCGTCTGAACGTGAAGATGGAGGATCTGGAGACAGGCATTGAGGACATCGCCGGCATCCGGATCATGTGCCAATTCGTTGAGGACATCCGCAGAGTGGCGGAGTATATCCGTGCCCGCAAGGATCTTGAAGTGCTGTATGAGAAGGATTACATCACCAATTATAAGGAAAGCGGCTACCGCAGCTTCCATATGATTATTAAATATCCGGTACAGACCGCCCTGGGACAAAAGATCGTGCTGGCCGAAATTCAGATCCGCACGCTGGCGATGAATTTCTGGGCCACGATCGAGCATTCCCTGAACTATAAATACCGCGAAAGCCTGCCGGATGAAATGCGTGTACGCCTGAAGACGGCAGCGGAAGCCGCATCGATTCTGGACAGTGAGATGTCCAGCATCCGCGAAGAAATTCTGGAGGCCCAGAAGCTGTTTGAGGAAAATTCCAATACAACGACTCAGGTGCTGACGGCGATTCACCAGCTGTATTTCTATCATCTGGTGAATGAGGCGATTGAAAGCCAGAACCGCTTCAACGAGATCTGGCAGACACAGGATATGGAAGCGATGAAGCAGCTGCTGGAGCATGTGCGTGAGCTTATATCCAATGCCAAGAAGGATAGTCTGCCGGATGGCCTATGA
- a CDS encoding DUF309 domain-containing protein, whose protein sequence is MPRRIVCRMAYEPLYLAYLVYFNRDRDYFECHEVLEELWLEKDKDPLYKALLQVAVGLYHFRNGNVRGGLIMMNRSYGVLGTYPAETLGLDLAKLVREVGLYASQLDSYAEKPFAYYDLTIEIADPVLAQEVELAASGIVPNQPQRRGPQRPAGEHRK, encoded by the coding sequence ATGCCAAGAAGGATAGTCTGCCGGATGGCCTATGAACCGCTGTACCTGGCATACCTGGTCTACTTTAACCGGGACAGGGATTATTTTGAATGCCATGAGGTGCTTGAAGAGCTGTGGCTTGAAAAAGATAAAGACCCTTTATACAAAGCGCTGCTTCAGGTGGCAGTCGGACTCTATCATTTCCGCAACGGTAATGTGCGCGGCGGCCTGATCATGATGAACAGGTCGTATGGCGTACTGGGAACTTACCCTGCAGAAACGCTGGGCCTTGATCTGGCTAAGCTGGTCCGGGAAGTGGGGCTGTATGCTTCACAGCTGGATAGCTACGCTGAAAAGCCGTTTGCTTATTACGACCTGACGATTGAAATCGCTGATCCGGTTCTTGCGCAGGAAGTAGAGCTGGCTGCATCAGGCATTGTGCCTAACCAGCCGCAGCGGCGGGGCCCGCAAAGACCTGCGGGGGAGCACCGCAAATAA